Part of the Halalkalibacter krulwichiae genome is shown below.
CCATAAATAAATCAATCACTTCTCCTCCAGTCAAGTTTGGCCAAAGATTTACATCTCCAGGTACATAAGCTAATTTTTTATGAATTTCAACAGCATTAAGCCAGGCATCTTTACCAAAAATCGTCGCTTCCCCTTCTGTTGCTTTTAAGATGCCTAACAAAATACGAATCGTTGTCGACTTTCCGGCACCATTTGGACCGATAAATCCAAATACTTCCCCTTTTCTTACTTTTATATCTACATTACTTAAAGCGGTAAGCTTCCCAAAGCGTTTTGTTAGATTGTTAGTTTCGATCATCAACATATTAGATCCTCTCTCTAACCCAAGGTTTTGAAATATTTTAACTTATAAAGTTCATAATATACAACACGATACAATTTGACAACAGGTTATGAACTCTTTTATTTGTTTTAATACATAATTTTCATTAAAATAATAGTGAGGTGAAAAATGTGGACGGGTTTCAACGGCGAAAAGAACAAAAAAAACGAAATATTTTAGACGCAGCTACTGCTTTGTTTATGACATATGGGATTCAAAAGGTTTCTATTTCTGAAATTGCGAAAGAAGCAAATGTATCCCAAGTGACTATCTATAACTATTTTGAGAATAAACACACGTTAATACATGAAGTGTTTATCTACTATGTCGATAAAGCGCTAAGCGATTTTGAACAAGTTGTACATAGTGACATCTCTTTCCCTGAGAAATTAAAGCAAATCATATTTACAAAAAGAGAAGTCGCTCAGCAAATCCATGAAGAGTTTTATCATTATTTAATGAAGGAATATTCAAAAGAGGGAAATTATATAGACAAAATTTATGAGGAAAAGACAA
Proteins encoded:
- a CDS encoding TetR/AcrR family transcriptional regulator gives rise to the protein MDGFQRRKEQKKRNILDAATALFMTYGIQKVSISEIAKEANVSQVTIYNYFENKHTLIHEVFIYYVDKALSDFEQVVHSDISFPEKLKQIIFTKREVAQQIHEEFYHYLMKEYSKEGNYIDKIYEEKTIPIFTKLFQEGMEQGYVDPTLSQEAILFYIQMLKDYIQKEEIYKKILPLTEEITSIFFYGIVGKKENE